The Nostoc commune NIES-4072 genome includes a window with the following:
- a CDS encoding DUF3854 domain-containing protein, translating into MFDERHLQLTSAYARASQHFIRAFIYPLGEFIYKSIESAIDLKCRIEIGEETYFLTPDEDGGWKWSKNNFEGVTDEEIEQVEETMAYLLPKLLPGSNDITPSNFPPDPDLPPVLPNPNSPLILPPSATSVEFLTIPFDSQNPQEYLPIKDQENLDLNASIQRNVFFTVESANNGISSKKLELQNTQHIPPHPEHIDPQHWHELVVGSAIAPLIAHLNFESLHFSYVGGEHEAWERLMISDKLSRTNTGSLSIRLLELYSHLDAGGWWCNSGVDPRTFANLTPGEQPQIKEWGCYKPNRPRPKTVKKDGFTVVVEGKFIKYEHPPSVDLSIFLLDVPSVIAQNIYSKAGVNPTDSDRLNGFWYCVYKHNIPLVITEGAKKAASLLSQGHAAIGLPGISSGYRSPKNEWGKKIGDSYLADELAVFATSGRVFKICFDYETKPETKLNIQRDIWKTGSLLQEFGAVVKVVTLPGPDKGVDDFIVSQGKEAFEKLSAGAISLEEWHQNQLDKKRFTIKLKDGTVKKIEEEAGGRRQKAEGKNLVGDLDPHFRSATEISDSVGDSNPSSLWSRQEAESSFPSASCPLPPASPVDQQKGDSTVIDDPELEPNIGVFKKSRAKSPIDPGSQIIDIKVIDSDIIHIDVAPEPAQPTEPPVTSSSPTQNCWVEVGRGAEEQRGRGERTCISLSSAPLLPCSSANHHAKFPWQTTSSSWAKKENVTLYESNFFRKRLEGSENKQIAFAAYTLLKKYGVEAKDEQQQTSGKIYHADAFVIKNHGADKYSISRRHDDVELMTFQADKWGHVGNIKLSYTEIDDEPKVWREKQINILPIERQEFLLVADYLKAGKELPSVDEDPRKIASAVGSVSPKGTHNILESFKENEVLKILTQSITSFDKDDLTLGNYRIIFRQTSDNTSTLQLLKTEHNGTNREAVRFQFEKTDTGMTHQVQAMAITEADLEKLRLLAQKLHINYKALFGNPTDTRDIDLPVHPEINRNLNDDQSHQSTQSTPNAPDRKTQSNPQGVSSNSPKQDNAVSHATTSIPNGTTPSQPTKRPNFSSNLDNAVLPLHPVLKQYWEQLEKDGSSHETVAQGDLEFQSKIQETGKLTVGEQRELYQQIQNLAWSEINHNGRTDIVLPPLAYIVNDLRSQVQKEAQPQFSSDPKRDTPVPLHPGIASHWHNLETNKTWSSVANQYNNPLREKLVTTGKLTIGEQRELYQKILLQSQFEQQNIGQTDISLPPLSDIIQDLLNTRSQIINNTYTPKVEVHSQKAHTPQRPTNSQELEL; encoded by the coding sequence ATGTTTGATGAACGACATTTGCAACTCACTTCCGCTTACGCTAGAGCTAGTCAGCATTTTATTAGAGCTTTTATTTATCCTTTAGGAGAGTTTATTTATAAATCAATCGAATCAGCTATTGATTTAAAATGTCGAATTGAAATAGGAGAAGAAACTTATTTTCTTACTCCTGATGAGGATGGTGGCTGGAAATGGTCTAAAAATAACTTTGAAGGTGTAACAGATGAGGAAATAGAACAAGTAGAAGAGACGATGGCATATTTATTGCCTAAACTTCTCCCCGGTAGTAATGATATAACACCGTCAAATTTTCCTCCTGATCCTGATTTACCTCCAGTTTTACCCAACCCCAATTCCCCCTTAATTCTTCCGCCTTCTGCCACATCTGTTGAGTTTTTAACTATACCATTCGATTCTCAAAATCCCCAGGAATATCTACCTATTAAAGACCAAGAAAATCTAGATTTAAATGCTTCCATCCAGAGAAATGTTTTTTTTACAGTTGAAAGCGCCAACAATGGCATAAGTAGTAAAAAACTTGAGCTACAAAATACTCAACATATCCCGCCTCACCCAGAACATATTGATCCGCAACATTGGCACGAACTCGTAGTAGGCAGTGCGATCGCACCTCTTATTGCACATCTCAACTTTGAAAGTCTTCATTTTAGCTATGTCGGTGGCGAACATGAAGCTTGGGAACGGCTCATGATCAGCGACAAACTCTCACGTACAAATACAGGTAGCCTCTCTATTAGGCTTTTAGAACTCTATTCCCACCTAGATGCAGGTGGCTGGTGGTGTAATTCAGGAGTAGATCCGCGCACATTTGCTAATCTTACCCCTGGTGAGCAACCTCAAATTAAAGAATGGGGATGCTATAAGCCAAACCGCCCCAGACCCAAAACCGTGAAAAAAGATGGGTTCACTGTTGTGGTTGAAGGCAAGTTCATCAAATATGAGCATCCACCATCAGTTGATTTGAGTATTTTCTTGCTAGATGTCCCAAGCGTGATTGCCCAAAATATTTACTCAAAAGCTGGAGTAAACCCCACCGACAGCGATCGCTTGAATGGTTTTTGGTATTGTGTGTATAAACACAATATTCCACTCGTCATTACAGAGGGGGCGAAGAAGGCGGCTAGTCTGTTAAGCCAAGGTCACGCAGCCATCGGACTACCGGGAATTTCCTCCGGCTATCGCTCACCGAAAAACGAGTGGGGCAAGAAAATTGGTGATTCCTATCTGGCTGATGAGTTAGCTGTTTTCGCAACTTCTGGTAGAGTTTTCAAAATCTGCTTTGATTATGAAACGAAGCCTGAAACTAAGCTCAATATCCAAAGAGATATTTGGAAAACAGGAAGCTTATTACAAGAATTTGGTGCTGTCGTTAAAGTAGTAACGCTGCCAGGGCCGGATAAAGGTGTAGATGATTTTATAGTTTCACAAGGAAAAGAAGCTTTTGAAAAGTTATCTGCCGGGGCTATATCTTTAGAGGAGTGGCATCAAAATCAACTTGATAAAAAACGTTTTACTATCAAGCTCAAGGATGGCACAGTCAAAAAAATTGAAGAGGAGGCAGGAGGCAGGAGGCAGAAGGCAGAAGGGAAGAATTTGGTGGGGGATTTAGACCCCCACTTTAGGAGTGCCACTGAAATCTCTGATTCAGTGGGAGACTCAAATCCAAGCTCCCTCTGGTCGCGGCAGGAGGCAGAAAGCAGTTTTCCTTCTGCCTCCTGCCCTCTGCCCCCTGCCTCCCCTGTTGATCAACAAAAAGGAGACTCTACTGTGATAGATGATCCCGAATTAGAACCAAACATTGGTGTATTTAAAAAAAGTCGTGCTAAATCACCTATTGACCCTGGTTCACAGATTATAGATATAAAAGTTATTGATTCAGACATTATCCATATAGATGTTGCCCCGGAGCCAGCCCAACCAACTGAACCGCCTGTAACTAGTAGTTCGCCAACCCAAAATTGTTGGGTGGAGGTCGGCAGAGGGGCAGAGGAGCAGAGGGGCAGAGGGGAAAGAACTTGTATAAGCCTCTCCTCTGCTCCCCTGCTCCCCTGCTCCTCTGCTAACCACCATGCAAAGTTTCCTTGGCAGACTACTAGTTCTTCTTGGGCTAAAAAAGAAAATGTTACGCTTTATGAGTCTAATTTTTTTAGAAAGCGCCTAGAAGGTAGTGAGAATAAACAAATAGCTTTTGCTGCTTATACTTTGTTAAAAAAATATGGTGTTGAGGCTAAAGATGAACAACAGCAGACCAGTGGCAAAATCTACCATGCTGATGCTTTTGTAATTAAGAATCATGGTGCTGATAAATACAGTATCTCTCGTCGTCATGATGATGTAGAGTTAATGACTTTTCAAGCTGATAAATGGGGACACGTAGGCAATATTAAACTTTCTTACACAGAAATAGATGATGAGCCAAAAGTTTGGAGAGAAAAACAAATTAACATTCTGCCTATTGAAAGGCAGGAGTTTTTGTTAGTGGCTGACTACCTGAAAGCTGGTAAAGAATTGCCCTCTGTTGATGAAGACCCTCGCAAAATAGCTTCTGCCGTTGGTTCAGTCTCTCCTAAAGGCACACACAATATTTTAGAAAGTTTCAAAGAAAACGAGGTATTAAAAATACTCACACAAAGTATTACTAGCTTCGATAAAGACGATTTAACCTTGGGCAATTACCGGATTATTTTTCGGCAAACCAGTGACAATACATCTACTCTGCAATTACTCAAAACTGAACACAATGGTACAAATCGGGAAGCTGTTCGCTTTCAGTTTGAGAAAACTGACACTGGGATGACTCATCAAGTCCAAGCGATGGCTATCACTGAAGCTGATTTGGAGAAGTTAAGACTGTTGGCTCAAAAACTGCATATTAATTACAAAGCATTATTTGGCAACCCGACAGACACCCGTGACATCGACTTGCCCGTTCACCCCGAAATTAACCGTAATTTAAACGATGATCAGTCACACCAATCTACTCAATCTACGCCCAACGCACCAGATCGCAAGACACAATCAAACCCACAAGGAGTAAGCTCTAATTCTCCAAAACAAGACAACGCTGTATCGCACGCAACTACATCAATACCTAACGGCACAACACCATCACAACCAACAAAACGACCCAATTTTTCTTCTAACTTAGATAACGCTGTGCTACCACTACATCCAGTTTTAAAACAATATTGGGAACAGTTAGAAAAAGATGGTTCAAGTCATGAGACTGTAGCGCAAGGAGATTTAGAATTTCAATCTAAAATTCAGGAAACTGGAAAATTAACTGTTGGTGAACAGCGTGAACTTTACCAGCAGATTCAAAATCTTGCCTGGAGTGAAATTAATCACAATGGGCGTACTGATATTGTGCTTCCACCATTAGCTTATATTGTTAATGATTTGCGATCGCAGGTTCAAAAAGAAGCACAGCCACAGTTTTCTTCTGACCCAAAGCGTGATACACCCGTGCCTCTCCACCCTGGTATTGCCTCTCATTGGCACAATTTAGAAACTAATAAAACTTGGTCTAGTGTTGCCAATCAGTACAACAACCCTTTACGGGAAAAACTTGTCACTACTGGCAAGCTGACTATTGGAGAGCAACGTGAACTTTACCAGAAAATTCTCCTTCAAAGTCAATTCGAGCAGCAGAACATTGGGCAAACTGATATTTCTCTTCCTCCTTTGAGTGATATTATTCAGGATTTGCTCAATACTCGTAGCCAGATTATTAACAATACTTATACGCCCAAGGTTGAAGTACATTCCCAAAAAGCTCACACTCCACAACGACCTACTAATTCACAGGAATTAGAATTGTAA